A genomic window from Caballeronia sp. SBC1 includes:
- a CDS encoding penicillin-binding protein 1A, with the protein MQSQSPSSPPSRHPDSPKRVRPLWIRLLLGLLICIVGMIVSAGLVLGYALVVAQPNLPSLEALTDYRPKVPLRIYTADHVLIGEFGEERRSVVRIQDVPDYLKKAVLAIEDARFYDHGGVDLTGILRAGAVALTNGHASQGASTITMQVARNFFLSSEKTYTRKIYEMLLAYKIERALTKDQILEVYMNQIYLGQRAYGFASAARVYFGKDLKDITLAEAAMLAGLPKAPSAYNPVVNPKRAKVRQQYILERMLELHYITQQQYEDAAKQPLVVKGAGREFSVHAEYVAEMVRQMMYTQYREEAYTLGLNVVTTIDSADQDAAYRAVRKGLMDYEHRHGYRGPEAYIDLPTDPDDREQAIDDALVDHPDNGEIVAAVVTEAGPKQVKASFIDGNTAVVQGNDLRFVASALSTRAQPNQRIRPGAIVRLMKNDDDNWVITQLPQVEGAFISIVPQDGAIRALVGGFDFNKNKFNHVTQAWRQPGSSFKPFIYSASLEKGLSPATIINDAPLYFSAAETGGQAWEPKNYGGGFDGPMPMRTALMKSKNLVSIRILNNIGAKYAQGYVTKFGFDASRQPAYLPMALGAGQVTPLQMATGYSVFANGGYRVNPYLIADITDPRGAVVSHPQPLVAGDTAPLAITPRNAYVMNSLLQSVAQRGTGARTNQLKRTDLAGKTGTTNDSHDAWFAGYQHSLVAIAWIGYDTPRSLGDKETGGGLALPVWMDYMSRALRGVPEYKSTMPPDVVSLGGELYFDDMTPGHGFVATIGVSQAVPEDVSGTATVPAPQVGEQEKQDIMNLFKGQ; encoded by the coding sequence ATGCAATCTCAGTCTCCGTCGTCCCCTCCGTCCCGTCATCCCGACTCCCCGAAGCGTGTTCGCCCGCTCTGGATCAGGCTTCTGCTCGGATTGTTAATTTGTATTGTCGGGATGATTGTCAGCGCGGGGCTCGTGCTGGGTTATGCGTTGGTGGTGGCCCAGCCCAATCTGCCGTCCCTTGAGGCGCTCACCGACTACCGCCCGAAAGTGCCCCTTCGGATCTACACGGCGGATCACGTGCTGATTGGCGAATTCGGTGAAGAACGGCGTAGCGTGGTGCGTATCCAGGACGTGCCGGATTACCTCAAGAAGGCAGTGCTCGCCATTGAAGACGCGCGTTTCTACGACCACGGCGGCGTTGACCTGACCGGCATCCTGCGCGCTGGCGCGGTGGCGCTGACAAACGGCCATGCGTCCCAGGGCGCAAGTACGATCACCATGCAGGTCGCGCGAAATTTCTTCTTGTCGAGCGAAAAAACTTACACCCGCAAGATCTACGAGATGCTGCTCGCTTACAAGATCGAGCGCGCGTTGACGAAAGACCAGATTCTCGAGGTCTACATGAACCAGATTTATCTGGGACAGCGCGCTTATGGCTTCGCGAGTGCCGCGCGGGTCTATTTCGGCAAGGACCTGAAGGACATCACGCTCGCCGAAGCAGCCATGCTTGCGGGCTTGCCGAAAGCGCCGTCAGCTTACAACCCGGTCGTCAATCCGAAACGCGCGAAAGTGCGCCAGCAATACATCCTGGAACGGATGCTCGAACTGCATTACATCACGCAGCAACAATATGAAGACGCCGCGAAACAACCGCTTGTGGTGAAGGGCGCCGGACGCGAGTTCAGTGTGCACGCCGAGTACGTGGCGGAAATGGTGCGCCAGATGATGTACACGCAATATCGCGAGGAGGCTTATACGCTGGGCCTGAACGTGGTGACGACCATCGATTCCGCCGATCAGGACGCGGCGTATCGCGCCGTGCGCAAAGGACTGATGGATTATGAACACCGGCATGGGTATCGCGGGCCGGAAGCGTACATTGATCTGCCTACGGACCCCGACGATCGCGAGCAGGCTATAGACGACGCCCTCGTCGACCATCCCGACAACGGCGAGATCGTGGCGGCGGTCGTCACCGAGGCTGGTCCCAAGCAAGTGAAGGCGAGTTTCATCGATGGCAACACCGCGGTCGTTCAAGGCAACGATCTGCGTTTTGTCGCGAGCGCGCTCAGCACGCGGGCGCAGCCGAACCAGCGCATCCGGCCGGGCGCGATCGTGCGTCTGATGAAAAACGACGACGACAACTGGGTCATCACGCAACTGCCGCAAGTGGAAGGCGCGTTCATTTCCATCGTGCCGCAGGACGGCGCGATCCGCGCGCTGGTGGGCGGCTTCGACTTCAACAAGAACAAGTTCAATCACGTCACGCAGGCGTGGCGTCAGCCGGGTTCGAGCTTCAAACCGTTTATCTATTCGGCGTCGCTGGAAAAGGGCTTATCGCCTGCGACCATCATCAACGACGCCCCGCTGTACTTCAGCGCCGCTGAAACGGGCGGCCAGGCGTGGGAGCCGAAGAACTACGGCGGCGGTTTCGACGGCCCCATGCCCATGCGCACGGCGTTGATGAAATCGAAAAACCTGGTCTCCATCCGCATCCTGAACAACATCGGCGCGAAATATGCGCAAGGCTACGTGACGAAGTTCGGTTTCGATGCCTCGCGTCAACCCGCGTATCTGCCTATGGCGCTCGGTGCAGGCCAGGTCACGCCGCTGCAAATGGCGACGGGCTATTCGGTGTTCGCGAATGGTGGATATCGCGTGAATCCCTATCTGATAGCGGATATCACCGATCCGCGCGGCGCCGTGGTCTCGCATCCGCAGCCGCTGGTCGCAGGCGACACCGCGCCGCTCGCCATTACGCCGCGCAATGCTTATGTGATGAACAGCCTGCTTCAAAGCGTGGCGCAACGCGGTACGGGCGCGAGAACGAACCAGCTGAAGCGGACCGATCTTGCGGGCAAGACCGGCACGACGAACGATTCCCACGACGCGTGGTTCGCCGGTTACCAGCATTCGCTGGTGGCCATCGCCTGGATTGGGTACGACACGCCGCGCAGTCTCGGCGACAAGGAAACGGGCGGCGGACTCGCACTGCCGGTGTGGATGGACTACATGAGCCGGGCGTTGCGCGGGGTGCCGGAATACAAGTCGACCATGCCGCCCGATGTGGTCTCGCTAGGCGGTGAACTCTATTTCGACGACATGACACCGGGCCATGGTTTCGTCGCAACTATCGGCGTGAGTCAGGCCGTGCCGGAAGATGTCAGCGGCACAGCGACTGTGCCCGCGCCACAGGTCGGCGAGCAGGAAAAGCAGGACATCATGAATCTGTTCAAAGGACAGTAA
- the ccsB gene encoding c-type cytochrome biogenesis protein CcsB: MDLTQASSHSTLAQQRAGKVPVDPDLFDERPFLKRLGATDWLFALAMVAGAGFALFRYYPFMNYYDKLVLCCAVPVFVVLGWRWKPVRLLIACIAVMSLLSLQLYHGDLARADTNFFLKYFLSSQSAILWMSALLVLATVFYWIGLLSRSPTGGAIGSKMTWAAVLMGFTGLMVRWYESYLIGSDVGHIPISNLYEVFVLFCLITSLFYLYYEQHYSTRAMGAFVLLVISAAVGFLMWYSIARDAQQIQPLVPALQSWWMKIHVPANFIGYGSFALAAMVGVAYLVKERGILADRLPSLEVLDDVMYKSIAVGFAFFTIATILGALWAAEAWGGYWSWDPKETWALIVWLNYAAWLHMRLMKGLRGSVAAWWALTGLLVTTFAFLGVNMFLSGLHSYGKL, from the coding sequence ATGGACCTCACACAAGCCTCCTCGCATTCGACTCTTGCGCAACAGCGCGCGGGCAAAGTGCCCGTCGATCCGGACCTCTTCGACGAACGTCCGTTTCTCAAGCGTCTCGGCGCGACCGACTGGCTGTTCGCGCTAGCGATGGTTGCCGGCGCGGGTTTCGCGCTGTTCCGGTATTACCCGTTCATGAACTATTACGACAAGCTGGTGCTGTGCTGCGCCGTGCCGGTGTTCGTGGTGCTCGGATGGCGCTGGAAGCCGGTGCGGCTGCTGATTGCGTGCATCGCGGTGATGTCGTTGTTGTCGTTGCAGCTTTATCACGGGGACCTCGCCCGCGCCGACACCAACTTCTTCCTCAAATACTTCTTGTCGAGTCAGTCGGCCATCTTGTGGATGAGCGCGCTGCTTGTGCTGGCCACCGTGTTCTACTGGATCGGCTTGCTTTCGCGTTCGCCTACTGGCGGCGCGATTGGTTCGAAGATGACCTGGGCAGCAGTGTTGATGGGCTTCACCGGTCTGATGGTGCGTTGGTACGAGTCTTACCTGATCGGTTCGGACGTCGGTCACATCCCTATTTCGAACTTGTATGAAGTTTTCGTGCTGTTCTGCCTGATTACGTCGCTGTTTTATTTGTACTACGAGCAGCACTACAGCACGCGCGCAATGGGCGCGTTCGTGCTGCTGGTGATCAGCGCGGCGGTCGGCTTCCTGATGTGGTATTCGATCGCCCGCGATGCCCAGCAGATCCAGCCGCTCGTGCCCGCGCTGCAAAGCTGGTGGATGAAAATCCACGTGCCGGCGAATTTCATCGGTTATGGCAGTTTTGCGCTGGCGGCCATGGTTGGCGTCGCTTATCTCGTCAAGGAACGCGGCATCCTGGCGGATCGCCTGCCATCGCTCGAAGTGCTCGACGACGTGATGTACAAGTCAATCGCGGTCGGTTTCGCGTTCTTCACCATCGCGACTATTCTTGGTGCGTTGTGGGCTGCTGAAGCGTGGGGCGGTTACTGGAGCTGGGACCCGAAGGAAACGTGGGCGCTGATTGTGTGGCTGAATTACGCCGCCTGGCTGCATATGCGCCTGATGAAGGGTCTGCGTGGCTCGGTGGCCGCATGGTGGGCATTGACCGGTTTGCTGGTCACCACGTTCGCGTTCCTGGGCGTCAATATGTTCCTCTCCGGCCTGCATAGTTACGGCAAGCTGTAA
- a CDS encoding lipoprotein gives MQVVFRMSAIVAALAISAGTLLAACGQRGPLYLPTTPPIPARPASMQPLPASNAESASAPASNAESASAPAAASSASAVESTGDVPDTSGTALSLSPDDNMKSPESASAPKAASSGE, from the coding sequence ATGCAAGTCGTCTTTCGGATGAGCGCGATTGTAGCGGCTTTGGCCATTTCCGCCGGCACGCTGCTCGCCGCCTGTGGTCAGCGTGGACCGCTCTACTTGCCCACCACTCCGCCGATCCCGGCGCGTCCCGCCAGCATGCAGCCGTTGCCGGCGAGCAATGCGGAAAGCGCGAGCGCGCCGGCGAGCAATGCGGAAAGCGCGAGCGCGCCGGCGGCAGCATCCTCGGCCTCGGCTGTGGAGAGTACCGGCGACGTTCCCGACACATCCGGCACGGCACTGTCACTCTCCCCTGACGACAACATGAAGTCACCCGAGTCGGCATCGGCACCCAAAGCCGCTTCCTCCGGCGAATAA
- the msrQ gene encoding protein-methionine-sulfoxide reductase heme-binding subunit MsrQ: MAVASDVKTKPVARVAVGSANWIVPAKVAVFLGGLYPLARIVLLGFTGGLGANPIEFITRSTGLWTLVFLCITLAVTPVRRLTGLNSLLRFRRMLGLFAFFYVVLHFTTYVWFDKWFDVFAILKDIVKRPFILVGFSAFVLLIPLAVTSPKAMVRKLGRRWQTLHRLIYPIAVLAILHFWWMKAGKHDLILPKIYGSIVVILLAWRVIVWLRSRITRVRAV, translated from the coding sequence ATGGCAGTGGCTTCCGATGTCAAAACAAAGCCGGTAGCGCGTGTTGCGGTAGGTAGCGCGAACTGGATCGTGCCGGCGAAAGTGGCTGTATTTCTTGGCGGGTTGTATCCGCTCGCGCGTATCGTTCTGCTCGGTTTCACAGGCGGTTTGGGCGCTAATCCGATCGAATTCATTACCCGCTCGACCGGCCTGTGGACGCTCGTTTTCCTGTGCATCACGCTTGCTGTTACGCCGGTTCGCCGACTGACCGGCCTGAACTCGCTGCTGCGTTTTCGACGGATGCTCGGGCTATTTGCGTTCTTCTATGTCGTGCTGCACTTCACCACATACGTCTGGTTCGACAAATGGTTCGATGTCTTCGCCATCCTCAAGGACATCGTCAAGCGGCCGTTCATCCTGGTGGGTTTCTCGGCGTTCGTGCTGCTGATCCCGCTCGCCGTGACGTCGCCGAAAGCGATGGTCAGGAAGCTCGGTCGCCGCTGGCAAACGCTGCATAGGCTGATCTATCCGATCGCCGTGCTCGCGATCCTGCACTTCTGGTGGATGAAAGCGGGCAAGCACGATCTCATCTTGCCGAAGATCTATGGTTCGATCGTGGTGATCTTGCTGGCGTGGCGGGTGATTGTCTGGCTGCGCTCGCGAATTACTCGGGTACGCGCGGTGTAG
- a CDS encoding cytochrome c biogenesis protein ResB: MSVTTSGLQSKSNRSSVRHAIETISSMRFAIALLVILAIASIIGTVLTQEDPYPNYVNQFGPFWADIFRGLSLYNVYSAWWFLLILMFLVISVSLCVIRNGPKMIADMKSWKDRVHEGSLRAFHHKGEFPQVAGSRAETAAKLQRLVGKMGYKLVTRETDSGATLIAAKRGALTKLGYISAHLAFVIICIGGLLDSNLPIKLQMLLFNKTPIASNEVINDIAPNHRLPTSNPTFRGYAWVPEGQHVATAILNQQDGSLIQDLPFSIQLNKFIVDYYSTGMPKLFASDIVVIDHATGKRIPARVEVNEPFTYDGISIYQSSFQDGGSKLAMTAWPMTGGSAKTTPFDGAIGGTAPMNPQIIGGQGETVEFTDFRAINVENVTDGNGSIDTRGVAQTQTLKQAFDERLGSGAKTSKPTDLRNVGPSVQYKVRGTDGQAREFNNYMLPVDVQGQPMFLAGMRLSPNDPFRYLRIPADDQSSIKQWMNLRAALETPAMRDEAARRFAKRSVPEANADLQKHLEESASRVLNLFAGADETGVAAVPGQPGATLGGFQAIAGFIDKSVPKGEQEKAAGLLLRMLEGATWDLWQISRAQNGLPEAPPDAKNTQFVQSSINALSDSFLYGSPVFLQLDSFKQIQASVFQLTRAPGKKVVYLGSLLLVFGIFSMFYVRERRLWFWLKDTATGDTSVLMAMSTARRTIDYEKEFARTRDAIGAMLGVKSQPVSSSPQTPADTKSTGSQDSTR, from the coding sequence ATGAGCGTCACCACGTCGGGATTGCAGTCGAAGTCGAACCGTAGCAGCGTACGCCACGCTATCGAAACAATCAGTTCGATGCGCTTCGCCATCGCTCTGCTCGTGATTCTCGCGATAGCAAGCATTATTGGTACGGTACTTACGCAGGAAGATCCGTACCCGAACTACGTCAATCAGTTCGGTCCGTTCTGGGCCGATATTTTCCGCGGCCTGAGCCTCTACAACGTATATAGCGCGTGGTGGTTCTTGCTGATCCTGATGTTCCTGGTGATCTCAGTGTCATTGTGCGTGATCCGCAATGGTCCGAAGATGATCGCGGACATGAAGAGCTGGAAGGATCGGGTGCACGAAGGCAGTCTGCGGGCGTTTCATCACAAGGGCGAATTCCCGCAGGTGGCAGGGTCGCGTGCTGAGACCGCCGCCAAGTTGCAGCGCCTCGTGGGCAAGATGGGCTACAAGCTCGTCACGCGCGAGACGGATAGCGGGGCGACGCTGATCGCGGCCAAGCGTGGCGCGCTGACGAAGCTCGGTTATATCTCCGCGCATCTGGCGTTCGTGATCATCTGCATTGGCGGCTTGCTGGACAGCAATTTGCCGATCAAGCTGCAGATGCTGCTATTCAACAAGACACCGATCGCATCGAACGAAGTCATCAACGACATCGCGCCGAATCACCGGCTGCCGACGTCGAATCCCACGTTCCGCGGTTACGCCTGGGTGCCGGAAGGGCAGCATGTCGCAACGGCCATCCTGAATCAGCAGGACGGCTCGCTGATCCAGGATCTGCCGTTCTCCATCCAGCTTAATAAATTCATCGTCGACTATTACTCGACGGGCATGCCGAAGCTGTTTGCGAGCGATATCGTCGTGATCGATCATGCGACCGGCAAGCGCATCCCGGCACGTGTGGAGGTGAATGAACCGTTCACGTACGACGGTATTTCGATCTATCAATCGAGCTTCCAGGACGGCGGCTCGAAACTCGCCATGACCGCGTGGCCCATGACCGGCGGCAGCGCGAAAACCACGCCGTTCGATGGCGCCATTGGTGGGACGGCGCCAATGAACCCGCAGATCATTGGCGGTCAGGGCGAAACCGTGGAGTTCACCGATTTCCGCGCGATCAACGTCGAAAACGTCACCGACGGCAACGGTTCGATCGATACCCGTGGTGTCGCCCAGACGCAGACGCTGAAGCAGGCCTTTGACGAACGGCTGGGTTCTGGCGCGAAGACGTCGAAGCCGACGGATCTACGTAACGTCGGGCCATCGGTGCAATACAAGGTACGGGGCACGGATGGTCAGGCGCGCGAGTTCAACAACTACATGCTGCCGGTCGACGTACAAGGCCAGCCGATGTTCCTCGCCGGCATGCGTCTCAGCCCGAACGATCCGTTCCGCTATTTGCGCATTCCCGCCGACGACCAAAGCTCGATCAAGCAGTGGATGAACCTGCGCGCCGCTCTGGAAACGCCCGCCATGCGCGATGAAGCGGCGCGTCGTTTCGCGAAGCGCTCGGTGCCGGAAGCGAACGCGGACTTGCAGAAACATCTGGAAGAAAGCGCGTCGCGGGTGCTGAACCTGTTCGCGGGCGCGGACGAAACCGGCGTGGCGGCGGTCCCAGGGCAGCCGGGCGCCACGTTGGGCGGTTTCCAGGCAATAGCGGGTTTTATCGATAAATCCGTGCCCAAGGGCGAGCAGGAAAAGGCGGCAGGTTTGTTGCTGCGCATGCTGGAAGGCGCGACTTGGGATCTTTGGCAGATTTCGCGGGCTCAGAACGGCCTGCCGGAAGCGCCGCCGGACGCGAAAAACACGCAATTCGTGCAATCGTCGATCAATGCACTTTCGGACAGCTTTCTGTACGGATCGCCGGTTTTTCTGCAACTCGATTCGTTTAAGCAGATCCAGGCTTCCGTGTTCCAGTTGACGCGCGCACCGGGCAAAAAAGTGGTGTATCTTGGCAGCCTTCTGCTCGTATTCGGCATTTTCTCGATGTTTTACGTGCGTGAACGTCGTCTCTGGTTCTGGCTCAAAGACACGGCAACGGGCGACACGAGCGTGTTGATGGCAATGTCCACTGCACGGCGTACGATCGATTACGAGAAGGAGTTCGCGCGAACGCGCGACGCGATCGGCGCCATGCTGGGCGTCAAGTCACAGCCGGTGTCCTCATCACCGCAAACGCCCGCGGACACCAAGTCCACCGGCTCGCAGGATTCAACTCGGTAA
- the lysA gene encoding diaminopimelate decarboxylase: MTQSVFSRSEGVLQVEGVSAASLAEQFGTPLYVYSRSALTDAYKAYADACNGRRATIHVAVKANSNLAVLNVFARLGAGFDIVSSGELARVLAAGGKAENTVFSGVGKTTAEMREALDAGVKCFNVESIPELHALNEVAKAAGKQAPVSLRVNPDVDAKTHPYISTGLKSNKFGVAFADARATYEQAAAMSNLDVIGIDCHIGSQITEVSPYLDAVDKLLDLVEQIEADGTNIHHVDVGGGLGITYDDETPPAIGEFVRAVLAHIDERGHGHREVYFEPGRSLVGNAGVLLTRVEYLKPGEEKNFAIVDAGMNDLARPAMYQAFHRMEAVEKRATKAQLYDVVGPVCESGDWLGKDRELAIEQGDLIAIFSAGAYGFVMSSNYNTRPRAAEVMVDRERARRVREREEVTQLFAGESIFPD, encoded by the coding sequence ATGACTCAATCCGTATTCTCGCGCTCCGAAGGCGTGCTGCAGGTCGAAGGCGTCTCGGCCGCGTCGCTGGCCGAGCAGTTCGGCACACCGCTCTATGTATATTCGCGCAGCGCGTTGACTGACGCATATAAAGCTTATGCCGATGCCTGCAACGGCCGCCGCGCCACTATCCACGTAGCTGTGAAAGCCAACAGCAACCTCGCGGTGCTGAACGTATTCGCGCGACTTGGCGCGGGCTTCGACATCGTCTCGTCGGGTGAACTGGCGCGCGTGCTGGCTGCGGGCGGCAAGGCCGAAAACACCGTGTTTTCCGGCGTCGGCAAGACGACGGCAGAAATGCGCGAAGCACTCGATGCCGGCGTGAAGTGCTTCAACGTCGAGTCCATTCCCGAACTGCACGCGCTGAACGAAGTGGCCAAAGCCGCGGGCAAACAAGCGCCGGTATCGCTGCGCGTGAATCCTGACGTCGACGCCAAAACGCATCCGTATATTTCCACGGGCCTGAAGTCGAACAAGTTCGGCGTGGCATTCGCCGATGCTCGCGCGACCTACGAGCAAGCGGCGGCTATGTCGAACCTCGACGTGATCGGGATCGACTGCCATATCGGTTCGCAGATCACCGAAGTGAGCCCGTATCTCGACGCCGTCGACAAATTGCTGGACCTCGTTGAGCAGATCGAAGCGGACGGCACGAACATTCATCACGTCGATGTCGGCGGTGGACTCGGCATCACGTACGACGATGAAACGCCGCCTGCTATCGGGGAATTCGTGCGCGCGGTGCTCGCGCATATCGATGAACGCGGGCACGGTCATCGCGAAGTATATTTCGAGCCGGGCCGCTCGCTGGTCGGCAACGCGGGCGTGTTGCTTACGCGCGTGGAATACCTGAAACCGGGTGAAGAGAAAAATTTCGCCATCGTCGACGCCGGCATGAACGACCTCGCGCGTCCAGCGATGTATCAGGCATTTCACCGCATGGAAGCGGTGGAAAAGCGTGCGACGAAAGCGCAGCTCTACGACGTGGTCGGTCCTGTTTGCGAAAGCGGTGACTGGCTCGGCAAAGATCGGGAACTTGCCATCGAACAAGGCGATCTGATCGCGATTTTCTCAGCGGGCGCCTACGGTTTCGTGATGAGCTCGAACTACAACACGCGCCCGCGCGCCGCTGAAGTCATGGTCGATCGTGAACGTGCCCGGCGAGTGCGTGAACGAGAAGAAGTGACTCAGTTGTTCGCGGGCGAATCGATTTTCCCGGACTGA
- the msrP gene encoding protein-methionine-sulfoxide reductase catalytic subunit MsrP — MKHTRQLFGDDIARSEITPRAFFENRRRVLRAAGALAATGLVGVNGEALATMTSPDAKGQKLAATTNTKFVALDKVTPFKDITSYNNFYEFGTDKADPAQNAHTLRPRPWKISVEGEIKNAKVYDIDEIVKLAPLEERVYRLRCVEGWSMVIPWIGIPLSEIIKRAQPTGNAKYVQFITLADPSQMPGLSDPILDWPYSEGLRMDEAMNPLALLTVGLYGEVLPNQNGAPVRVVVPWKYGFKSAKSLVKIRFVEQQPKTSWSEYAPKEYGFYSNVNPNVDHPRWSQATERRIGEDGFFTPKRKTLMFNGYGDQVASLYRGMDLKANF, encoded by the coding sequence ATGAAACATACACGTCAGCTTTTCGGGGACGACATCGCCCGAAGCGAGATCACGCCGCGCGCGTTCTTCGAGAACCGCCGGCGCGTGTTGCGCGCCGCGGGTGCGCTGGCCGCGACGGGACTCGTTGGCGTGAACGGCGAAGCGCTCGCCACGATGACATCGCCCGATGCAAAGGGCCAGAAGCTTGCCGCGACCACGAACACGAAGTTCGTCGCGCTGGACAAGGTGACGCCGTTCAAGGACATCACGAGCTACAACAACTTCTACGAGTTCGGCACGGACAAGGCCGATCCCGCGCAAAACGCGCACACGCTTCGGCCGCGGCCGTGGAAGATATCGGTGGAAGGTGAGATCAAGAACGCGAAGGTGTATGACATCGATGAAATCGTGAAACTCGCGCCGCTCGAGGAGCGCGTGTATAGGCTGCGGTGCGTGGAAGGGTGGTCAATGGTGATCCCGTGGATCGGTATTCCGCTGTCCGAAATCATCAAGCGGGCGCAGCCAACGGGCAATGCGAAGTACGTTCAATTCATCACGCTCGCCGATCCCTCGCAAATGCCCGGGCTGTCTGACCCGATTCTCGACTGGCCGTATTCCGAAGGTTTGCGCATGGACGAGGCGATGAATCCGCTGGCGCTGCTGACCGTCGGTTTGTACGGTGAAGTGCTGCCGAATCAGAACGGCGCGCCAGTGCGTGTAGTGGTGCCATGGAAATACGGCTTCAAGAGCGCGAAATCGTTGGTGAAGATTCGTTTTGTCGAGCAACAGCCGAAAACGAGCTGGAGTGAATATGCGCCGAAAGAGTATGGCTTTTACTCGAACGTGAACCCGAACGTCGATCATCCGCGCTGGAGCCAGGCAACGGAACGGCGCATTGGCGAGGACGGTTTTTTCACGCCAAAGCGCAAGACGCTGATGTTCAACGGATACGGCGATCAGGTTGCGTCGTTGTATCGCGGCATGGATCTCAAGGCCAATTTTTAA
- the yihA gene encoding ribosome biogenesis GTP-binding protein YihA/YsxC, translating to MSSFLLHQARFFTTVNHLKDLPPTAQPEIAFAGRSNAGKSTAINLLCNQKRLAFASKTPGRTQHINYFAIGPADQPRAHVVDLPGYGYAEVSGNAKLHWQQLLSTYLQSRAQLVGMILMMDSRRPLTELDKIMLEWFAPTGKPIHALLTKCDKLTRQESINTLRATKKAFEEYTAAGYRGELTLQLFSALKRVGLDEAHEKIESWLIPKATEEIAPEDEAQ from the coding sequence ATGTCGTCATTTCTGCTCCATCAAGCCCGTTTCTTTACAACGGTCAATCACCTGAAGGACCTGCCGCCGACGGCCCAGCCGGAGATCGCTTTCGCGGGCCGCTCGAATGCCGGCAAGTCGACGGCTATCAACCTGCTGTGCAACCAGAAGCGGCTGGCGTTCGCCAGTAAGACGCCCGGGCGCACGCAGCACATCAACTACTTCGCCATAGGCCCGGCGGACCAGCCCAGGGCGCATGTGGTCGACTTGCCGGGGTATGGGTACGCGGAAGTCTCGGGCAATGCCAAGCTACACTGGCAACAGCTACTGTCCACGTATTTGCAAAGCCGCGCGCAGTTGGTCGGCATGATCCTGATGATGGATTCACGCCGTCCGCTGACCGAACTCGACAAGATCATGCTCGAGTGGTTTGCGCCCACCGGAAAGCCGATTCACGCTTTATTGACCAAATGCGACAAATTGACGCGACAGGAAAGCATCAATACGTTGCGCGCAACCAAGAAAGCGTTCGAGGAGTACACGGCGGCCGGATATCGCGGCGAATTGACGCTGCAGCTCTTCTCCGCGCTAAAGCGCGTCGGGCTGGATGAAGCCCACGAGAAAATCGAAAGCTGGCTGATTCCGAAGGCAACCGAGGAAATCGCTCCAGAAGACGAAGCGCAGTGA
- the cyaY gene encoding iron donor protein CyaY: MTDNEYLTLAEAALAAIERDVDGLEADVEFERSGNVLTLEFENRTKLIVNLQPPMHELWLAAKAGGFHYRYVDGAWRNTRDGSEFFEALSQYASEQAGEPIRFSA, encoded by the coding sequence ATGACCGACAACGAATACCTGACCCTCGCCGAGGCTGCGCTGGCGGCCATCGAGCGGGACGTGGACGGCCTCGAAGCCGATGTCGAATTCGAGCGCAGCGGTAATGTTTTAACGCTCGAATTCGAGAATCGTACGAAGCTGATCGTGAACTTGCAGCCACCGATGCACGAGCTCTGGCTTGCGGCAAAAGCGGGCGGCTTTCACTACCGCTATGTGGACGGCGCATGGCGCAACACGCGTGATGGCAGCGAGTTTTTTGAAGCGCTCAGCCAGTACGCCAGCGAACAGGCCGGCGAGCCGATCCGATTCTCAGCTTGA
- a CDS encoding cytochrome c encodes MNRLYKTLMVLELAAALGAGLVGWTVTAQAADAGASGTPGVPAKPDVTRGQAIATQVCAACHGADGNSAGGAFPKLAGQHAEYIVKQLKDYKTQPGAKEPARKNPIMAGIAGALNDQDMVNVAAYFETQKAKPGYARDKNTVPVGQKIYRGGVADRGVPACAACHGATGMGVPVQYPRLSGQWSDYTAAQLTAFAQGTRNNSEPMHTIALRLNEAEVKAVADYIAGLH; translated from the coding sequence ATGAACCGACTGTACAAGACTCTGATGGTCCTGGAATTAGCAGCAGCATTAGGAGCGGGGTTGGTAGGCTGGACAGTCACAGCGCAAGCGGCAGACGCAGGTGCATCGGGTACGCCCGGAGTCCCCGCCAAGCCTGACGTGACGAGGGGCCAGGCAATTGCCACCCAGGTTTGCGCAGCATGTCACGGAGCAGACGGCAACAGCGCCGGCGGCGCGTTTCCGAAGCTCGCAGGCCAGCATGCCGAGTACATCGTCAAGCAGTTGAAGGATTACAAGACGCAGCCGGGCGCGAAAGAGCCGGCGCGCAAGAACCCGATCATGGCCGGCATTGCGGGTGCGTTGAACGATCAGGACATGGTCAACGTGGCTGCGTATTTTGAGACACAGAAGGCTAAGCCGGGCTACGCGCGTGACAAGAACACCGTGCCGGTCGGGCAGAAGATTTACCGCGGCGGCGTTGCCGACAGGGGTGTCCCGGCGTGTGCCGCGTGTCATGGGGCAACGGGCATGGGCGTACCGGTGCAGTATCCGCGGTTGTCGGGCCAATGGTCCGACTACACGGCCGCGCAACTCACTGCGTTTGCACAGGGCACGCGCAACAACAGTGAGCCAATGCACACCATCGCACTGCGCTTGAATGAGGCGGAAGTGAAGGCGGTTGCAGACTACATTGCGGGCCTTCATTGA